The genomic interval TTTGGTGAAGGCTGAGAGGATGGAGAACAAAAACCATGCACCAACAGATGCTCTACTTTCTCTAGCTGTACTCTAACTGAGGTTTTATAAAAGTGATCACTGTGCAAAAACTGATCACTGGTCATCTGTAAAATATCACtattaaaatatgtacaaatctAAAAGTCTATGGAACAATGTGACTGTGGTAAGGTGGCTGTCCACAAAAGACCAGTTTACAAGATTAACATTTGTATCACACCCCCAGTGAGCTGATGGTTACAACATATTCCCTTTTTCCAAATTTTTAAATTAGTCTTTATTTCACAGCTACTGACCTGCAGTCACATCATTCCTCACCTTTATTTCAGAACTCCAGAATAAAGTGATACTGAAAATTCAGTCAAGTTCAGAATCCTCAGGCTGGAGTTTATGTTGAAATCTTGTTTTATTCAGATACCATGATTTGTTATACATTTTCATGCTCTCTGGCACATGTTTATGAAGCAACGACTTTATTAACCCATTGATACATAAACATTACACATTaggaacaaatttaaatataatcttCTCATTTGTATGTTTGAGGATAGAGAAAACAAACTGTACTGGGCTAACTCTAACTAGGGCTCTTAGTAAAGTGACTATTGAGCATAAGCTGATCTCTGATCATCTGtaaaatacaccctggagggggcgacagtccatcacagggcaacacagacacacacacatacattcactcacacctacagacacttttgagtcgccaatccacctaccaacgtgtatttttagactgtgggaggaaacagtcccaggaaacagggagaacacaccacacagacagtcacccggaggaaactcacgcggacacagggagaacacaccaactcctcacagacagtcacccggagtgggaattgaacccacaacctccaggcctctggagctgtgtgattgcgacactacttgctgcgccaccgtgccaccctctgTGGAGAACAGGATCCAAACAAATCTGTTTATCTGCTGAGTGTGAATCTGAAAAGATACAAGGCCAGACTTTCTTACCCCCAGGGCTCTCCTTTCAGAAGTTTCTGGACAAGGACTGGGGTTGAAACGCTGCCTCCAGTCTGCCCTGGTGCACCTGGGACCACCTGGGTCGCAATGGTGAAGCTGCTTTTTTGTGCTAGAAACAGGTAAAAAGCTGGTGGCCATCCTCAACACACGCTGCAGGTGGAAAATCATGAGAAAGTTCATGTCATTTTATGTGATATCTAATCTTCCAATGGAGACAGATCAGATAAAAGCTGTGTAGTATCTTCTCTATTGAATGAGCTTTTAAACGTGTTTAAAAATAGCACATACACTCAGATTACTCTACTGCTTCCCGATACGCTGGCCAGTCAGGACGGATGAactcctgaacacacacacagactctctgAAAATATTTGTTGGAGCTCAAATCCTACAGGCACATTACAGTCCTCTAAAAGCACACcgtttaaatgtacattttgttccctaaataaacactacattctcttctccacctTCTCCAGGAGGTAAATTGAACATCTTGTTAAAACCAGAAGCATGAAATAAACACACCTTAAAATTCTAAAAggaatatataatattttacaatTATATTCCCCTGTGAAAGCACTGAATATGCATCAAAACCATCCAAATAGGGACATGAATCTTTCCCTTTAAATGAGATCTGCTTCTAGAGAATGATCAGCCGCTCTAGGCTCGTGTCCCTCTGAGAAGGTGCTGTGTGTTCTGAGCCAATGCTCTTTTGAGGTAGAGTCTGTGGTTCAGTGACCTCAAAACTACATTTCTGGTTACATTTGGATATTTTTCTTGTACTTCTCCTGGGTCAACCCCTCCCTCTGGCTTtattatacactgtaaaaaaaaatctgtaaaatttacagtaaaatactggcagttgtggttgccagaatttcaccatAAAATACATGGTCAggtttttggcaatcataaattttacatttaaggactgttttgtttacagtacatttctgtaaaaaaaaaaaaaacagatataccctgtaaaaaacatggtatttacataaaaataacaaagaaacattgttttgctataaaattaacatgtaaattgtgtgacaaattagagaaaggagactgagatatagccatatttagatatagccaaactgcatcctgtattcagccattaaaaggagatattgctgaaaggactaaagaaatgttcggtATCTGGGTGCTACACCCAGTAGAGTAgtaatgcagtgctgtctgagggatGGAATGATCCAGGCCCTCAGGTGGCACTTAAAAGCTTGCTTTTGCCACTGCTTATAAAGTATTAGGATTTGTGAATCTCTGCTTTCTGATTTTATTTGCATCTCAAgccttgtacacttttttttctttgtgtcaaGAATGTGCTCATCAGAATCCATTAgaaactatctatctatctatctatctatctatctatctatctatctatctatctatctattgttacacttatatagcgcctttctagacacccaaggacgcttttaAAGTGTATATATCTCACCAGAGAAATACACACCTGTAAAGATTTACACTCTTGCTCTGTGTCATATTCTCCACGATGGTATGGTTCTCTATAACTGATGTCATGACAAAGGTACTCTGGGTGAAATATAATGAGGCTGGTGGACAGCAGAACGATGGCTACTCCAGCAATCACAGAGCTGATCACATTCATTACcagagagacagtcacctgcaggaGAGGACACACAGAAAACAGCAGCATCACTTCACAGAGTAGCAGGTGATTCACTTTAATTGAATTGAATTTACAGGGCAGAGCTGTGTGCATTAATCACTAAGAATAGTCTCTTATAAGGAAAGGGCTTTGGCAGGTTTTAGGCTAAATGTCTGTTTTTATCAGTAAAATTGTGGAGGGCCATTTTCAGCAAAGCAGAGACACTGACATCAAAGTGTGtatgtggttttgtgtgtgtgtgtgtgtgtgtgtgtgtgtgtgtcctgttgcTGGGCTTTTtacacacatcagtgtcactgctagatAAAGAGTCATCCACCAGTAACAGTATCTGTGTAAAAGCAGCTCTGTGGTCAAAAACAAATCTTTGGTGAAGGCTGAGAGGATGGAGAACAAAAACCATGCACCAACAGATGCTCTACTTTCTCTAGCTGTACTCTAACTGAGGTTTTATAAAAGTGATCACTGTGCAAAAACTGATCACTGGTCATCTGTAAAATATCACtattaaaatatgtacaaatctAAAAGTCTATGGAACAATGTGACTGTGGTAAGGTGGCTGTCCACAAAAGACCAGTTTACAAGATTAACATTTGTATCACACCCCCAGTGAGCTGATGGTTACAACATATTCCCTTTTTCCAAATTTTTAAATTAGTCTTTATTTCACAGCTACTGACCTGCAGTCACATCATTCCTCACCTTTATTTCAGAACTCCAGAATAAAGTGATACTGAAAATTCAGTCAAGTTCAGAATCCTCAGGCTGGAGTTTATGTTGAAATCTTGTTTTATTCAGATACCATGATTTGTTATACATTTTCATGCTCTCTGGCACATGTTTATGAAGCAACGACTTTATTAACCCATTGATACATAAACATTACACATTaggaacaaatttaaatataatcttCTCATTTGTATGTTTGAGGATAGAGAAAAACTGTACTGGGCTAACTCTAACTAGGGCTCTTAGTAAAGTGACTATTGAGCATAAGCTGATCTCTGATCATCTGTAAAATCTAactaataagaataataataccATGGGTTGTGTTTCTTACCAAAGAGGGATGGGCTTTGATCTCTGCAACAATGGATAGAACACCAGAGATGATGAACTGTTAGAACagagaagaagatgaagaagatgatgaagaatAATAAGGTAATTTCTATTTTAATTATGGTTCAAGTAAATGAAGAAACAAAGACTACACAAAGTGAACTTACAATAGCTGGGCCCCACAAGGTCACACCACTGGTTACAAAAGGTATTTCCAAGCGCACAGTCGACATAATGCCAAACAATAAAGTCATGATCCCAATCACGATCTGCGCGGTCTGTGGAGAACAGAAACACAGCTAAGTGTTAAACTGCACAATGTGAATCTGAAAGGAAATGAGACCAGAGCTTTCTTACCCCCAGGGCTTGCTTCTCTCGTTTCAGAATTTTCTGGACGGGGCCTGGTGTTGATACTCTGTCTCCAGTCTGCCCCAGTCCACCTGGGACCACCTGGGTCATGACGGTGAAGCCGCTTTTTATGTTAGAATTGGGTACAAAGCTGGAGGCCATCCTCAACACAAGCTGcgggaggaaaagaaaaaacatcaaGAAAACAAGACCATGTCGTTTTATGAGATAATCCAGTTTTCACATCAGAAAAGAGCAGTGGAGTATCCTCTCTACCTCTAGGACTGAGTTTCAGGATAATTGTCTGTATATAATGCAGTGCTGAAAGAAATGTACCTCATGGTGTCTAAAAGATTTGTAGAATTATGACACAACGCTCTTATAGTATTGTGTCATAATTCTACAATTTAGATACCATGAGTTATAAAGGCCTGTGTAATAAACAGTAAGTAATAAAGAGCCCTCGACTCTGAAGACCTCCCGAGAGTTGAAAAACCCGAAGTTGGGAACCTCTTGGACCCGGAGGAACAGTGTGCCTTTGAACTGAAATGAGGAAATGTATGCAAACACACAACCATCACCTCATTAAAGGTGGGATATGAATGGGGTTTGAATTCAACGCTTAACAGTGAAGTAATGCTGagagtttactcaagtacaGAAACTTGATCTTGTCTCGGTTTTGTCCTTTTATTCTGAAACTGTGCATCGACCAACAACTTTATTAATCCATTTGATACATACACAACCTATTTTagcataaaatgaaattaaattaatcagTTTTTAATTTCATATATGGATAACTAATAAATGACTTACTAATCAGTAATCAATTcaataaacattttaacatttgtttGTCTTCTTAAACACTGCGTCCTGTAATATGACTAacagccctgcagcacacacacatctcctctttCACATGCTCatcttttttacagtttttctgtaaaataGAAAGTTTTCTGAAATTTGAAAAACCACCACCTTCAGCTCCAGCAGCtgacacacagtgaaacacgaACAAACCCAGAGTAAAATTTGTAGAATTTGAAGGAAATGCACAGAGACATAATTTTAATTCTCTCAAAGTTATAAAAATTTGTTCAAAAATATGTTTCAGTTCaggaagaaaaacatttattataggtttatttattttttctttaatttttaatactattCAGCAAAAACAAAACCCCTTCAAACTTCAATTTCAGCAAGAGCTCATTCCAAAGTGAATTTAtgtatgaatttatttatttatttttttacaaatactGAAAATTTGAATGGATTTGAGGTGAAATATTAATTTTCTTCATCTAAACATAAATTCTGTTGTAGTATATCCTTTAATCCCAgctttttgttaaaaaaatacccTGCTTCTAAAAATATTGCTTTTATTATTGCAATATGTTATAAAACAtagaacttttttatttttatgcttttattttttttttttttttgtacagggCGAAATGTCCTTACAAAATTAGATCACCTAATCACCTAGAATCAAACTAAATGCAGGAAAGAGATTTAAATCTTTACCTGTGAATGAGATCTGTTTCTAGAGAAATGTCCGCATACTTGCGTTCGTCTGATGAAGATGCTGCAGGTTTTGAAACGCTCAcctagtttgtgctggtggTTGTGGCTCAGTGACCTGAAAAACTTTGAGGTTTCATTTGGATTTTTACTGCTAAATTTAACCTAGCAGTAGGTTCCCAGAAAGTTCTTCTAATGTCCCGTTATTGATGGTAAGAAGGTTTTCTTAGACTGTTCTCACACTGGGATTTTCTTgttcttaataaaacatttttctaaCATTAGAATGTTCCCTGAATGTCACTTCAACCTGATTTACAACAGTTAATTTAAGATGCAAAGAAGTTCCCCTAGCACTCTATTATGGTTGTGAGAGCTTTGCTCTGGAGTGGTCTCTACACTATCCATTTATCTCAGTGTTTTCAGAATCCTTAAGATCATTGAAGAAAATGTAACTTTTGTTACAACCAGAATGTCCCTTCCACTTTATTTACACTGACCACTGAACATTCCTAGAACATTATGCTTCATTGTACTTAGAAGAAATACAGTACCAGTGAAAAGTTTAGACCCAtctcctcatcagtgattggtggagtagagctagtcacCGAATAgggctgtgtaccagcccctacgtctgcacaaccccagttaGAGTCTCTAAGACATTAAGAAGGGAgcagttctacagattaactctcaacgaggccacagctgtccaCTGAatcccattccaggtgacgacctcataaagctgactgagagaacgaagagagtgtgcaaagctgtcatcaaagcaacagggggctactgtgaagagtctaaagtataaaacatattctggtttgttttacaatttgttgtttactacataattccatatgtgttccttcatagttttaatgtcttccacattcagttacaacttaaaaaaataataaaaaattaagaaaaaacattgaaagAGATGATGAactttgactggtgctgtacttTCACAATATGTCAGTCATTTGCTActgaagttaagccccgcccactcagTCCATTCTGCACATCCTGCTCTGTCAGCAAAACAGCATCAATCTTTGTTGAGGAAAACCTGCAAAAGAAATAAGAGTTCAGCTTTATATTCAGCATCAGCTCACTCTGCTCTTCACTCCCACCAAGAAACCTCTGATCATAAGATGCAAGGAACACTAACTCTATTATCAACAGTGTGAGACAATGGAGGCAGTGTCTAACCATGATTTCAGTGCCATAATAAGCTCTGAAGATGAACACAGACAAGGAGATGGAGACGAGAATCTCCAGCAGTCAGAACACCAGCAGAACTCCATTCACACCATCAGACAGCCTCTGAAACACATGATCATTCAGATAAATTCTTATTTTGATATTGATTACGGCTGAGCATCTTGTGGCATGCATGTCTTTATTTTccacctgctgtgtgtgttgaggaTGGCCACCAGCTTTGTACCCAGTTCTAACACAAAAAGCGGCTTCACCATCATGACCCAGGTGGTCCCAGACTGGAGGCAGTGTATCAACCCCAGGCCCCGTCCAGAAACTTCTGAAAGGAGAGCCCAAAGCCCTGGGCGTAAGAAAGACTGGCCTTGTATCTTTTCAGATTCACACTCAGCAGATTAACAGAGTTGTTTGGATCCTGTTCTCCACAGACCGTCCAGATCTTGATCGGGATCATAACTTTATCATTTGGCGTCGTGTTAACCACAAACTGGAAAACAgttttcatcatcagttgtGTGACTTTGTGGAGATCCGCTTTGTGGGGCTACATGCGAGGCTAAAAGCTCATACCAGCCGACCACTGGTGCCCAGCCTCCTGCTAACTAACATGCGTTCTTTGGACAAAAAGCTAGACGAGATGAGAGCAAGGGTTACAACACAGCAGATTAGAGAGTGCTGTGCTCTAATTTTCACCGAGACCTGGCTCACAGACAAAGTGCCAGACAGGGCCATTCAGCTTGAGACTCATTCCGTGCACTGGGGAGATTGAATGGCAGCCTCCAGTAAGGCTAAaaggggaggtgtgtgtgtttgtaaacaaTACATGGTGTGGAGACATACGGACTGTTTATAGACACTGTTCTTCAGACGTGGGATTCCTACTTTTAAAATTCAGTCCCTACTATCTACCACAATAATTCAATGCTGTGTTTCTAGCCGCTGTTTACATCCCCCTGCGGGCTAAATCTATGGCAGCGCTCGGCAAACTCCACGACGTCATCAGCAGGATAGAGACGGGTCATCCTGATTCCGTCTTTATCACAGCTGGTGACTTCAACCAGTGCAGCTTACGGACTGTATTCCCCAAATATTGGCAACATGTGGACATTCCCACCCGTGACAAGAACACCTTGGATAATGTATACAGCAACCTGCACCGTGCACACAGGGCTGCACCCCACCCCCATTTTGGACACTCAGACCACATCTCCTTATTCCTGTACCCCGCCTACAGACAAAGAATTAAACAATCACACCCTGTAACCAAAGCAGTTAAACTACGGACGCCAGAGATTGAGGAGATCCTGCAGGACTGTTTTGCTACAACAGATGGGGATGTGTTTAAAGCTGCAGTCACCATGGAGGACTATACTGTCAATATACAGGACTATGCCAAGCATGTGTCTGGTTACATCAGCACTTGTGTGGACAACATCATGCCCACCATACATGTGAATAGGTTCCCCAACCAGAAGCCCTGGGTCAACAGTCAGGTACAACACATGCTGCTGGCTTGCTCTCTAGCATTTAAATCAGGCAATGAAACT from Hoplias malabaricus isolate fHopMal1 chromosome 3, fHopMal1.hap1, whole genome shotgun sequence carries:
- the LOC136690807 gene encoding membrane-spanning 4-domains subfamily A member 6C-like, which translates into the protein MASSFVPNSNIKSGFTVMTQVVPGGLGQTGDRVSTPGPVQKILKREKQALGTAQIVIGIMTLLFGIMSTVRLEIPFVTSGVTLWGPAIFIISGVLSIVAEIKAHPSLVTVSLVMNVISSVIAGVAIVLLSTSLIIFHPEYLCHDISYREPYHRGEYDTEQECKSLQRVLRMATSFLPVSSTKKQLHHCDPGGPRCTRADWRQRFNPSPCPETSERRALGVTVSLVMNVISSVIAGVAIVLLSTSLIIFHPEYLCHDISYREPYHRGEYDTEQECKSLQVCISLRKAKHEVLPA